The Sedimentibacter sp. zth1 DNA segment AATTTGTTGCTCTACAACCACCACCGGTTTGAGAAATCAATAATGATGTATTATGCAAATCATATTTGCCTGATTTAATGGCATTAATCATTTGACCAGTAACTATTATTGATGGATAGCATGCATCATTATTTACATATTTCAATCCTTCATTTATAGCATCTCTATCAACTGATGGAAGAACTTCAAAATTATAACCTGATTTTTTCGCAGCTGTATTTACAAATTGAAAATGTATTGGTGACATTTGAGGAACCAATATAGTATGAGTTTTTCTCATTTCTTTTGTAAAAATAGCTTTAGGTTTAACTTGTTTTTTGTCAATATTTTCAATATGTTTATTTTTTCTATCTGCAATAGATGCAATAAGTGACCTAATTCTAATACGGATAGCACCTAAGTTATTTATTTCATCAATTTTTATTAGTGTGTATATTTTATTGTTTTCTTCAAGTATTTCATTTACTTGGTCTGTAGTAACAGCATCTAATCCACAACCAAATGAGTTGAGTTGGATTAATTCTAGATTCTGCGATTTAGTAACAAATGAAGCAGCAGCATAAAGTCTAGTATGATATGTCCATTGGTCAATTACTCTAAGTGGTCTTTGAATATGTGCTTTTTCTCTAATACTATCTTCGCTTAAAACTACCAATCCATAGCTTTCAATCATTTCAGGTATTCCATGATTAATTTCAGGATCAATGTGATATGGTCTTCCGCACAATACAATACCTTTACAGTTGTTTTTTTCTATATATTCCAGTGCTTTGTTACCTTCATTAACAACATCTTGTTTATAATTATTAAGCTCATCATAAGCTTTATTAACTGCATTAGTTATTTCATCTTCAGAGATATTTTCATTTTTAAATGTTTTAGTTAGGTTAATTATAACTCTATCTTTTTCATTTAAATTTAAAAATGGCTTATAAAATGTTATATCACTCATATCAACATTAGCACTAATTGTTTCTGGATATGATGTTACAACTGGACAATTGTAATGATTTCCTGCTTCCTTATCTTCTTGAATAGCATAAGAAATACATGGGTAAAAAATTTTAGTGATTTTCTTATTTATTAAGTCCATAACGTGTCCGTGTGATATTTTTCCTGGATAGCAAACTGATTCAGATGGTATGCTTTCCATTCCTAATTCATATATTTTTCTTGTAGATTTACCTGATAAAACAACTCTATAACCTAAATTGGTAAAGAAAGTAAACCAAAATGGATAATCCTCATAAATATTTAAAACTCTAGGGATTCCAATAATTCCTCTTGGGGCATTATTCATTGATAAAGGAGTATAATCAAATAATCTTTTATATTTATATTTATAAAGATTAGGTATTTCTTTTTTCTTTTCAATATGTATGTATTTTTCCGCACCACGTTCACATCTATTTCCAGAAATGTAGTAACTTTGATCAGGAAATTTGTTAACTGTTAGTAAACAGTTGTTTCCGCATTTTCCGCACCTTTCCATAGTTGTTTCGAATGTAAATGATTCCAACTCTGACAAGTTAATAAGTGTAGAAGTAAAATTATCTCTATATTTTTCTTTTGCAACAATAGCAGCACCAAAAGCACCCATGAGTCCTGCAATATCAGGTCTTATAGCTTGTTTACCAGTTATTATTTCGAAAGCTCTTAAAACAGTATTATTGTAGAATGTACCACCTTGAACAACTACTTTTTCTCCTAATGAATCAGAGTTTTTAAGTCTAATTACTTTGAATAAAGCATTCTTTATAACTGAAAAAGAAATACCAGCAGATATGTCTTTTAATGTAGCACCTTCTCTTTGTGCTTGTTTAACCTTTGAGTTCATAAAAACAGTACATCTTGTTCCTAAGTCTACTGGGTTTTTAGAAAGAGTTCCTTCTTGAGCAAAGTCTTTTACACTCATATTAAGTGATTTCGCAAATGTTTCAATAAATGAACCGCAACCAGATGAACATGCTTCATTAAGCATGATAGAATCAATGACACCATTCTTTACACGCATGCATTTCATATCTTGTCCACCAATATCAAGAATAAAATTAACATCATTTAGAAAGAAATTAGCTGCTTTATAGTGTGCAATAGTTTCAATTTCACCTAAATCAACCTTTAAAGCTGCTTTAATTAAGTGTTCACCATATCCTGTAACTGTAGAGTAACAAACTTTGATACCATCATGCAATTTAGTATGCATATCTTTTAGGGCATTTATGGTAGATTTCAACGGATTTCCTTCGTTGCTTCCATAATATGTATATAAAATTTCTCCATGCTCAGTTATCAATACGATTTTTGTTGTAGTGCTACCTGCATCAATTCCTAAATATGCTTTACCATTATAGGAATTGATTGACTTAGTTTTAGCCTTGTTTTTATTATGTCTATTAATAAATTCATCATAGTCCTTTTTATCACTGAACAAAGGATTTAATGTTTGCTTATCTAAATTATTAGAATTTGTAGCATTAGCTTTTGTTTTTTCGTAAAAATCGTTGAAGCTTGTTTCTTCAACTTCTTCTGCACATAAAGCTGCTCCGAATGCTACATAATAGTTTGCATATTCTGGACAAATAATTTCATTGTCCTTTAGATTTAGTGTTTCTATAAATCTTTTTCTTAGTTCTGGTAAAAAGTATAGTGGTCCGCCTAGAAAAGCGATATTGCCTTTTATAGGTCTTCCTTGAGCTAATCCGCTTATTGTTTGGTTCACAACAGCTTGAAATATAGAAGCTGCAATATCTTCTTGCCTTGCACCTTCGTTTAATAGTGGCTGTATGTCGGTTTTTGCAAACACTCCACATCTAGATGCTATAGGATAAATAACTTTATGAGATTTAGATAACTCATTTAATCCATTTGCGTCAGTTTTTAAAAGTATAGCCATTTGATCAATGAAAGCACCAGTGCCACCGGCACATGAACCATTCATTCTTTGCTCTAGGTTACCTTTAAAGTATGTTATTTTAGCGTCTTCACCACCAAGTTCAATAGCTACATCAGTTTCAGGTATATACTCTTCAACTGCTCTAGTACATGCAACAACTTCTTGAACAAATGTTATATCAAAAAATTTTGCAACATCAACTGCCCCTGACCCGGTAAGGGTAATTCTTATTTCTTTATTTTTTAAATGTACTTTAGAATTATTAATTATTTCTAAAACAGTACTTTTAATATCCGAATAATGTCTTTTATATTCTTTATGAACAATATTATTATTTCCATCAAGAATAGCAATTTTAACAGTTGTCGAACCTATGTCAAGTCCGATTTTAAATGAAGCCATAATATTACCTTCCTCAAATTTAGTTTGCGTTTATACTTTACACTATATTATAACAAACTTATAGTATATTTCAATAGAATTTATTTTTGAAAATTTTCAAGTTATTTATTACAATATGTAACAATTATTGACATTACACTTTTACAATGATATTATATAATAGAAATAAATATAAATAATAAATTTTTTTACATTGTATCTAATTTTGAGGAGTGATGATATGGCGAACAATATTTTTAAAAATAACAAAGAAAAAAAAGTTAAAATTAAAGAGTTCAAAGTAAAAGAAGTTAAATCTATGAGTGACAAATCTAATAAAAGTACAAAATCTTTTGCACAGGGTTTCAGAAATTTAAATGTTGGTAAAAAATTATTTGTTGGATTTACATTAGTGCTATTATTTTTTGCAATTACTGTAGGAGCTTCATTGGTTAATATTAGAAGTATAACTAATTCATTAAGTGATTTTTATGATGGGTTATATTCTGTATCAAATTCGTGTATTGAAGCTAGAAATGCTCTTTCAGGTATAGAGAGTAACATGCTTAGAATGATAAGTACTAGAGATAAACCAGAACAGTACATAACAAATGTAAATGATAATTCAGATACTTTGAATGATGCTGTAAGTACAATACAAACTAAGTTTGATGGGGATGAAAATTTGATAACTGAGTTTATAGCTGTATTGGATAAGTCTGAATCATCTAAAAAAACTATAATGACATTAGCAAAAAGCAACGGAAAGAGCGCAGCTAATATACTTAATGCAGATTATTTACCGCAAATTGATGAAGCATCATTAGCACTAGAAAAAATTGAAAATGCCGTAGATGACAAAATTAACACTACAATAAATGAAAGTAAGTCATTATTTATAAAATCGATACTACTTATAGGAGCATTCTTTGTAGGTGGATTTATAATTGCTATATTTGCAATTTTAGTAATTACCAGAAATATAGTTAAACCTGTTAAGCAAATTCAAAAAGTTGCAGCAGATATGGCTGTAGGTAAGTTGGATACTAAAATAGATTATAATAGCAAAGATGAATTAGGAAAATTATCAAATAACTTAAATAAAACAACTGAAACATTGTCAAATTATATTAATAGCATTTCTAATGTGTTAGAACAAATTGCAACAGGAGATATGCAAGTCGAATTTTATATTGATTATGCAGGCGATTTTGCACCTATACAAGAATCAGTCAAAAAAATAGCTCAAGAATTAAGTGATTCGTTATATATGATAAATGAATCATCAGAACAAGTTTCAAGTGGAGCAGAGCAAGTAGCAAGTGGATCTCAAGTATTGTCGACAGGTTCAATTCAACAAGCAGGTGCTATTGAAACATTATCTTCTTCAATAAATATTATTTCAAAAGAAGTTAAAAACAATACTGAAAATGCGGAAAATGCAAGCAAATTTAGTAGTGAAGTACAACAAGAGGTTGAAAGAGGATATGAGTTAATGCAAAAAATGCTGGAATCAATGGATGAAATATCAGATGTTTCTAGTCAAATTAGTAAAATAGTTAAAAATATTGATGATATTGCTTTCCAAACAAATATACTTGCTTTAAATGCTGCCGTTGAAGCTGCAAGAGCAGGAAGCGCCGGAAGAGGTTTTGCAGTAGTAGCAAATGAAGTTGGTGTGTTAGCAGGTAAAAGTGCTGAATCAGCTGAAAATACAACAACGTTGATTAGCAATACTATAAAAGCAATTGACAAAGGTACAAAATTAGCAGATGAAACTGCAAAAGCTTTAAATGCAATAGTTAAAGGAACTAAACAGTCAACAGAATATATTAATCAAATAGTGGTAGCATCAAATGAACAAATGAAATCTGTTGAAAATGTTGTAGACGGAGTTGAGCAAATTTCTGCTGTTGTACAAACAAACTCAGCAACTGCGGAAGAAAGTGCTGCTGCAAGCGAAGAATTGGCAAGTCAAGCAAGTACTTTGAAAGATGAAGTTGGTAAGTTTAAATTAGTTGATCAAGCAACATCTGAGGCATAGTATAAATTTTGATTTAGAAAAAATAGAGTACATTTGATATTATTTATTCTTAATATCGAATGTACTTTTTGTTTGTAAATTAGTTATGGAGTACTTGTATTTTATTACTTTAAATTATATAATTATAAAAAGGGAAGAGAGGAAAACCATATGAAAATACAATATTTAGGACATTCTGTATTCATTATTAAAAACGACAGTTTCAAATGTATTATAGATCCATATATAACTAACAACCCGTTTTATACTGGACTTTTGGATGATATTAAAGGATTAACACATATATTTATAACACATGGGCATGGAGATCACATTGGGGATTGTGTAGAATTAGCAAAGAAAAACAATGCTTTAGTTATAACAAATGCAGAAATATCAAGTTATTTAAATAATAAAGGAGTTCATACACATGCTATGCATATAGGTGGAAGATATAAATTTGATTTTGGTACTGTCAAACTTACAGTAGCATTGCATGGTTCAAGTATAAATGATAACGGTAATATCATAGATGGTGGTAATCCATGTGGCTTTTTATTGAAAATAGATGGAAAAACTATTTATCATGCAGGAGATACAGGACTAACAATGGATATGCAACTTTTGAAAGATGAAAAAATCGATGTAGCGATGTTGCCAATAGGGGGTAATTATACAATGGATATTAGAGATGCTGTCAAGGCGGTTGAATTTATAAAGCCTAAAAACGTAATTCCAATGCATTATGATACATTTGATGTTATTAATGCTAACCCAAATGAATTTAAAAATCTTAATAAATCATGTACTACTACAATTTTGAATTATGGTGAAAATATTGAAATATAGAAATAAATAGTAGAGGTAAATATGAAAAAAGTAATAATAATTGTTATAATGTTACAAATGATGTTTGCATTAGGTACTTTTGCTTTTGCAGAAATGGTTGAAAGCATGAATTCTGATAATATATATAGTGAAAAGGCATTAGTTTTAGAGGTGGAGTCTCAAGATATTCTATCTAATGACAATGAGTTTGATGATAATTTTATATATGATGAGATTCAAATAGTAACACTCAAAGTACTGACAGGTGAATATAAAGGACAAATAGTAACGGTAGAAAACTATTTGGGAGGAAATAAAGTAAGCGATATAAGAGTTGAAAAAGGTCAACGTGTTATTTTGTCATTTGATGAATTTGAGGATGGAAGTAAAAAAGCATATATAAATAGTTACGAAAGAGACAGATCAATTTATATACTTTTAGTAATATTTATATTGGCAATACTTGTAGTTGGAAAGATGCAGGGCTTGAAAACATTGATAACATTAGCAATAACAGTATTAATAGTATTTATGTTTACAATACCTATGATATTAAAAGCATACAATCCCATAATTATTTCGGTAGTTAGTTGTGTTTTTATAACAATTATAACATTATTTATTATATCGGGAATTAATGAAAAGTCGTTTTCAGCTATTATAAGCACTGCTATAAGTGTTGTCATATCAGGAGTTTTAGCATATGTTATAGGGCATTTTGCAAGACTTACTGGTATGGATATGACTGAAGGTACAATGCTTATACATTTGCCTCAAAACATTGATTTTGACTTTAGGGGATTATTGTTTGCGGGTATTATTATAGGAACACTTGGAGCTGCTATGGATATGTGCATGTCTGTAACGTCATCTATGCATGAGATTATGAGGCATAATGAAGGTATTTCCTTAAAACAACTATTTAACTCTGGCTTAAAGGTAGGGAAGGATGTTATGGGAACAATGACAAATACATTGATACTTGCTTACACAGGCTCAGCTTTGCCAATATTATTGGTGTTTATGGCATATCAAACTCCTTACTTAGATATTATCAATTTGGATAATATAGCTACAGAAATTGTGAGAAGTATTGCGGGTAGTACAGGTGTTGTATTAAGTGTTCCAATTACTGCTTATGTTGTAATTGCTGCTGAAAAAATAAAAAGAAAAAAGACGAAATTTGAAAAAAATTAGAAATTAGTATGTTGAAAAGGTTAAAAAATTTAAAAATTAAAAATAAATATTAAATAAATATTAAATAAGTTAATATAATTAATATAGGAGGACAAATTAAATGTACGAAGAATTGATGCTCAAAACAGATGATAATGTAGACATCTTTTATCGCAAAGATATTCCAGACAATGCAAAGGGTATAGTTGTTATTGTACATGGATTTGCAGAACATTTAAAAAGATATGATTATGTAGCGGAAGTTTTAAATAAGAATGGGTATGGATGTTATAGATTTGATATTAGAGGTCATGGCAAGAGTGGTGGAAAAATTTTAGATATAGAAAATTATAATGTTTATTTAGAAGATGCAGATATTATAGTTAATAAAGCAAAACAAGAATATGATAAACTTCCAATTTATATGTTAGGTCACAGTATGGGAGGC contains these protein-coding regions:
- a CDS encoding 2-hydroxyacyl-CoA dehydratase, with the translated sequence MASFKIGLDIGSTTVKIAILDGNNNIVHKEYKRHYSDIKSTVLEIINNSKVHLKNKEIRITLTGSGAVDVAKFFDITFVQEVVACTRAVEEYIPETDVAIELGGEDAKITYFKGNLEQRMNGSCAGGTGAFIDQMAILLKTDANGLNELSKSHKVIYPIASRCGVFAKTDIQPLLNEGARQEDIAASIFQAVVNQTISGLAQGRPIKGNIAFLGGPLYFLPELRKRFIETLNLKDNEIICPEYANYYVAFGAALCAEEVEETSFNDFYEKTKANATNSNNLDKQTLNPLFSDKKDYDEFINRHNKNKAKTKSINSYNGKAYLGIDAGSTTTKIVLITEHGEILYTYYGSNEGNPLKSTINALKDMHTKLHDGIKVCYSTVTGYGEHLIKAALKVDLGEIETIAHYKAANFFLNDVNFILDIGGQDMKCMRVKNGVIDSIMLNEACSSGCGSFIETFAKSLNMSVKDFAQEGTLSKNPVDLGTRCTVFMNSKVKQAQREGATLKDISAGISFSVIKNALFKVIRLKNSDSLGEKVVVQGGTFYNNTVLRAFEIITGKQAIRPDIAGLMGAFGAAIVAKEKYRDNFTSTLINLSELESFTFETTMERCGKCGNNCLLTVNKFPDQSYYISGNRCERGAEKYIHIEKKKEIPNLYKYKYKRLFDYTPLSMNNAPRGIIGIPRVLNIYEDYPFWFTFFTNLGYRVVLSGKSTRKIYELGMESIPSESVCYPGKISHGHVMDLINKKITKIFYPCISYAIQEDKEAGNHYNCPVVTSYPETISANVDMSDITFYKPFLNLNEKDRVIINLTKTFKNENISEDEITNAVNKAYDELNNYKQDVVNEGNKALEYIEKNNCKGIVLCGRPYHIDPEINHGIPEMIESYGLVVLSEDSIREKAHIQRPLRVIDQWTYHTRLYAAASFVTKSQNLELIQLNSFGCGLDAVTTDQVNEILEENNKIYTLIKIDEINNLGAIRIRIRSLIASIADRKNKHIENIDKKQVKPKAIFTKEMRKTHTILVPQMSPIHFQFVNTAAKKSGYNFEVLPSVDRDAINEGLKYVNNDACYPSIIVTGQMINAIKSGKYDLHNTSLLISQTGGGCRATNYIAFIRKALSDMGLDYIPVISANLVGLDKQPGFKFTIPFINRMILGIVIGDLLMRVTYRTRPYEVVKGSVNKLYDSWVIKCNKVVESGSFAAYKKAVSGIVKDFSEIAINENIVKPRVGVVGEILVKFHPTANNNVYGLLEDEGAEVIVPDLIDFALYSALNGVIKYDNNIYGTKKARTKNNLALKAIEMYKRPLVKELSKSDRFTTPSSIEEIAGKAKNFLSLCNQCGEGWLLTGEMLELLDSGVDNILCLQPFACLPNHITGKGMIKKLKDNYSKSNIVAIDYDAGSSEVNQINRIKLMLTTARRTLKKKATEEA
- a CDS encoding methyl-accepting chemotaxis protein, yielding MANNIFKNNKEKKVKIKEFKVKEVKSMSDKSNKSTKSFAQGFRNLNVGKKLFVGFTLVLLFFAITVGASLVNIRSITNSLSDFYDGLYSVSNSCIEARNALSGIESNMLRMISTRDKPEQYITNVNDNSDTLNDAVSTIQTKFDGDENLITEFIAVLDKSESSKKTIMTLAKSNGKSAANILNADYLPQIDEASLALEKIENAVDDKINTTINESKSLFIKSILLIGAFFVGGFIIAIFAILVITRNIVKPVKQIQKVAADMAVGKLDTKIDYNSKDELGKLSNNLNKTTETLSNYINSISNVLEQIATGDMQVEFYIDYAGDFAPIQESVKKIAQELSDSLYMINESSEQVSSGAEQVASGSQVLSTGSIQQAGAIETLSSSINIISKEVKNNTENAENASKFSSEVQQEVERGYELMQKMLESMDEISDVSSQISKIVKNIDDIAFQTNILALNAAVEAARAGSAGRGFAVVANEVGVLAGKSAESAENTTTLISNTIKAIDKGTKLADETAKALNAIVKGTKQSTEYINQIVVASNEQMKSVENVVDGVEQISAVVQTNSATAEESAAASEELASQASTLKDEVGKFKLVDQATSEA
- a CDS encoding metal-dependent hydrolase; the encoded protein is MKIQYLGHSVFIIKNDSFKCIIDPYITNNPFYTGLLDDIKGLTHIFITHGHGDHIGDCVELAKKNNALVITNAEISSYLNNKGVHTHAMHIGGRYKFDFGTVKLTVALHGSSINDNGNIIDGGNPCGFLLKIDGKTIYHAGDTGLTMDMQLLKDEKIDVAMLPIGGNYTMDIRDAVKAVEFIKPKNVIPMHYDTFDVINANPNEFKNLNKSCTTTILNYGENIEI
- a CDS encoding YibE/F family protein, with the protein product MKKVIIIVIMLQMMFALGTFAFAEMVESMNSDNIYSEKALVLEVESQDILSNDNEFDDNFIYDEIQIVTLKVLTGEYKGQIVTVENYLGGNKVSDIRVEKGQRVILSFDEFEDGSKKAYINSYERDRSIYILLVIFILAILVVGKMQGLKTLITLAITVLIVFMFTIPMILKAYNPIIISVVSCVFITIITLFIISGINEKSFSAIISTAISVVISGVLAYVIGHFARLTGMDMTEGTMLIHLPQNIDFDFRGLLFAGIIIGTLGAAMDMCMSVTSSMHEIMRHNEGISLKQLFNSGLKVGKDVMGTMTNTLILAYTGSALPILLVFMAYQTPYLDIINLDNIATEIVRSIAGSTGVVLSVPITAYVVIAAEKIKRKKTKFEKN